A DNA window from Mus caroli chromosome 8, CAROLI_EIJ_v1.1, whole genome shotgun sequence contains the following coding sequences:
- the Ankle1 gene encoding ankyrin repeat and LEM domain-containing protein 1 isoform X1 has protein sequence MADAACLALRLLAALREEEARAVEELLRLGADPNLVLDDGAAAVHLAARASHPRALHCLRMLLRWGADPNALSAEGLTPVHVAAAWGCCGALELLLSRGGDPTLRDQDGLRPLDWALQQRHNNCARVLQELDTPTQPDETREPTETLHVAQGSFETETCQGPALAGSSGVSQDSELHMHRAELEVEAVEVAVHPQSSEATENSDYSSDASFVTALEDSLQPGRPGGALELVAGLWVTRGAVSAGKGAPNCQPQVLTLTARETDKPVLPGDGDLGASHPHSSVPPMSDLQLLQALRALGYSPGPVTPFTRGHYLRRLQEAQASRADVGHSQELAEALRTGTIPDCQVDEEALAQCFQRLDPLKKWREGITKSSFTYLLLDPRLTKDLPARASSLTLAECLQCFVRAIFYVGKGTRARPDAHLWEALGYHNQPRKQVCPKVRRILDIWDSGRGIISLHCFQHVVAMEAYTREACLLDALGLQTLTNQKQGHYYGVVAHWPPPRRRRLGVHLLQRALLVFLAEGERELRPQDIQARG, from the exons ATGGCGGATGCTGCATGCTTGGCTCTGAGACTGCTAGCAGCACTACGCGAGGAGGAAGCGCG GGCTGTGGAGGAGCTGCTGCGCCTCGGGGCGGACCCCAACCTGGTGTTGGACGATGGCGCGGCGGCGGTGCACCTGGCAGCCAGAGCGAGCCACCCGCGCGCCCTGCATTGTCTTCGGATGCTGCTGCGCTGGGGAGCGGATCCCAATGCTCT GTCCGCGGAGGGGCTGACGCCTGTTCATGTGGCTGCCGCATGGGGCTGTTGCGGTGCCCTGGAGTTGCTGCTGAGCCGAGGGGGTGACCCCACACTGCGGGACCAG GATGGGCTCAGGCCCTTGGACTGGGCACTACAGCAGCGACACAATAACTGCGCTCGAGTGCTGCAGGAGCTGGACACGCCCACCCAGCCAGATGAGACCCGAGAGCCCACAG AGACGTtacatgtagcccagggtagctttGAAACTGAAACATGCCAAGGACCTGCCTTAGCAGGGTCTTCTGGAGTTTCTCAAGATTCGGAGTTGCACATGCATAGAGCTGAGCTGGAGGTGGAGGCTGTAGAGGTGGCTgttcatccccagagctctgaggCCACCGAAAACTCAGACTACAGCAGCGATGCTTCGTTTGTCACTGCATTGGAGGACTCTCTGCAGCCCGGGCGCCCTGGGGGGGCATTGGAGCTAGTGGCCGGCTTGTGGGTAACCCGTGGGGCTGTGTCAGCTGGGAAGGGAGCACCCAACTGCCAGCCGCAGGTCCTGACGTTGACTGCAAGGGAAACGGACAAACCCGTACTGCCTGGTGATGGGGATCTGGGGGCTTCGCACCCCCACAGTTCGGTGCCCCCCATGTCGGACCTGCAGCTCCTCCAGGCCCTGCGGGCACTGGGCTATAGCCCTGGACCCGTCACACCTTTCACCAGAGGACACTATCTACGGCGGCTGcaggaagcccaggctagccGTG cTGATGTAGGGCATAGCCAAGAACTGGCAGAGGCACTAAGGACAGGTACCATCCCTGACTGCCAGGTGGATGAGGAAGCCCTGGCTCAGTGCTTTCAGCGGCTGGATCCCTTGAAGAAGTGGCGGGAAGGCATTACAAAGTCTAGTTTTACGTATCTACTTCTCGACCCCAG GCTGACAAAGGACCTGCCTGCCCGAGCCTCTTCCCTCACACTAGCTGAGTGTCTGCAATGTTTCGTGCGAGCCATCTTCTATGTGGGCAAGGGGACCCGAGCCCGGCCAGATGCCCACCTTTGGGAAGCCCTTGGCTACCATAACCAGCCAAGGAAACAG GTCTGTCCCAAGGTTCGCCGGATCTTAGACATCTGGGATAGCGGCCGGGGCATCATCTCTCTGCACTGCTTCCAACATGTGGTGGCCATGGAAGCGTACACCCGGGAAGCCTGTCTGTTGGATGCCCTAG GTCTCCAGACACTGACCAACCAGAAACAAGGGCACTACTATGGAGTGGTTGCCCATTGGCCACCTCCTCGGCGTCGGCGTTTGGGGGTGCACCTGCTACAGCGtgctctgctggtcttcctggctgagggagagagagagctgaggccTCAGGACATTCAGGCTCGAGGTTGA
- the Ushbp1 gene encoding Usher syndrome type-1C protein-binding protein 1 isoform X1: protein MSARATRPRSRRGRHPLPGELDPVAESSEEVDANNGRFETKPELHQEYLGPDLQSPRNWIKEGCDVGSHVVLSLSLEEQCKPEVEAHQVLQEAPLDPGPAEISVPSVYETLQCRLSSLEAVVAALRHHSSLSFPKSVEAEDRDQGAPGPFGDEKEDAGSGQQEAARLIERNAWLRLALCNREDELACTQASLQDAQAEKETLQRQVQELEDSLMQMEASPPPPILRAGRRNSSSSTSGAERRPWGPQDSPMAHPFLQRLRSDSSTQSFGCLSTQHPAPETYLMEDQMGQLQGSIEKLKCFNRLLLAVLQGYKGRCESLSIKLAKREAEATALRLALQYSEDCEEVYEVLLALKMAGLGTGVGTTKGDLQAAEKEASRLLVKKEATMEVETPQTSSEGSGVDKPTPEELAAQLHGYVQHLRERWALVKIPEALGPVTAPKATMPHAEATVQAILEIQPGPALPHLEKSQIQQDLAATRDSLADLVLRLQLTQREKRGLELREAALRAQGPAHQLLLQQLRWERAHFAGDGSSGGSSEDPSSEEEAGEDRQQHYQGPPALLDGQMGKVWDSENVSQELSASLARAIDLRAQLQSLRRQLEQMAQKGRTRRVQSAELSRELCKAHSALALAFRGAQRKQEEQRRKLEQQVARLQAQQAEELAVLTATARALGKPGAPQPAQTFL from the exons ATGAGTGCCCGGGCCACACGGCCCCGAAGCCGTCGAGGGAGGCATCCTCTGCCT GGGGAGCTAGACCCTGTAGCTGAGAGCTCAGAGGAAGTAGATGCCAACAATGGACGCTTCGAGACTAAACCTGAGCTGCATCAGGAATACCTTGGTCCTGACCTTCAGAGCCCAAGGAACTG GATCAAAGAGGGTTGTGATGTGGGATCCCATGTGGTTCTATCCTTGAGCCTAGAAGAACAGTGCAAGCCTGAGGTGGAAGCCCACCAGGTCCTGCAAGAAGCCCCCCTGGATCCTGGCCCTGCTGAGATATCAGTACCCAGTGTGTATGAGACCTTGCAGTGCAGGCTGAGCTCCCTTGAGGCAGTTGTAGCTGCCTTGCGCCACCACTCCTCGCTAAGTTTTCCAAAGTCAGtggaagcagaagacagagaccaGGGGGCTCCGGGGCCCTTTGGTGATGAGAAAGAAGATGCAGGATCTGGACAGCAGGAGGCAGCTCGCCTCATAGAGAGGAACGCCTGGCTGCGGCTAGCCCTGTGCAACCGGGAGGATGAGCTGGCATGCACTCAGGCTTCACTGCAGGACGCCCAGGCAGAGAAGGAGACTCTGCAGAGACAG GTACAGGAGCTGGAGGATTCCCTGATGCAGATGGAGGCCTCCCCGCCTCCCCCCATCCTCAGAGCAGGGCGTAGAAACAGCAGCTCCAGTACTTCTGGAGCAGAAAGGAGACCCTGGGGGCCTCAG GACTCTCCCATGGCTCACCCCTTTCTCCAACGCCTCCGGAGTGACTCCAGCACCCAGAGCTTTGGGTGCCTTTCCACACAGCATCCAGCCCCAGAGACGTACCTCATGGAAGACCAGATGGGGCAGCTCCAGGG gagcattgagAAGTTGAAGTGCTTCAACCGTCTTCTTCTGGCTGTGCTCCAGGGCTACAAGGGCCGTTGTGAGAGCCTCAGCATTAAGCTGGCCAAGCGGGAAGCCGAGGCCACAGCCCTGCGCCTGGCTCTGCAGTATAG TGAGGACTGTGAGGAGGTGTATGAGGTGCTGCTAGCTCTGAAGATGGCTGGCCTAGGAACTGGAGTTGGAACTACCAAGGGCGACCTGCAAGCTGCTGAGAAGGAGGCCTCTAGGCTGCTGGTGAAGAAGGAAGCAACCATGGAGGTAGAGACACCCCAGACCAG CTCAGAGGGCAGTGGTGTGGACAAGCCTACACCAGAGGAACTGGCCGCTCAGCTCCATGGCTATGTCCAGCATCTCCGGGAACGCTGGGCTCTGGTGAAGATCCCCGAAGCACTTGGCCCTGTCACTGCACCCAAGGCCACTATGCCCCATGCAGAAGCAACAGTGCAGGCCATTCTGGAGATACAACCTGGCCCCGCCTTGCCCCATCTGGAGAAGTCTCAGATCCAGCAGGACCTAGCAGCTACTCGG gACAGTCTGGCTGATCTGGTGCTGAGGCTGCAGCTAACGCAGCGAGAGAAGCGTGGGTTGGAGCTGCGGGAGGCTGCACTGCGGGCCCAGGGCCCTGCCCACCAGCTGCTCCTGCAGCAGCTTCGCTGGGAGCGGGCTCACTTTGCGGGTGATGGCAGCAGCGGAGGCAGCAGCGAGGACCCAAGCAGcgaggaggaggctggggaggacaGACAGCAGCACTACCAG GGCCCTCCTGCCCTCCTGGATGGTCAGATGGGCAAAGTGTGGGACTCTGAGAATGTGTCCCAGGAACTGTCAGCCTCCCTGGCCCG GGCAATAGACCTGCGGGCACAGCTGCAGTCCCTGCGGCGGCAGCTGGAACAGATGGCTCAGAAGGGCCGAACCAGACGTGTTCAGAGTGCCGAGCTATCCAGAGAACTGTGCAAGGCTCACAG CGCTCTGGCTTTGGCCTTCAGAGGAGCCCAACGGAAGCAGGAAGAGCAACGCCGGAAGTTGGAGCAACAGGTGGCTCGGTTGCAGGCTCAGCAGGCAGAAGAGCTGGCAGTGCTGACTGCCACCGCTAGGGCCCTGGGGAAGCCTGGGGCACCCCAGCCAGCCCAGACTTTCCTGTAG
- the Babam1 gene encoding BRISC and BRCA1-A complex member 1: MEVAEANSPTEEEEEEEEEGEETISEPRPHTRSNPEGAEDRALGAQASVGSRSEGEGEAATADGGAASVPGAGPKPWQVPASASEVQIRTPRVNCPEKVIICLDLSEEMSVPKLESFNGSRTNALNVSQKMVEMFVRTKHKIDKSHEFALVVVNDDSAWLSGLTSDPRELCSCLYDLETASCSTFNLEGLFSLIQQKTELPVTENVQTIPPPYVVRTILVYSRPPCQPQFSLTEPMKKMFQCPYFFFDIVYIHNGTEEKEDDMSWKDMFAFMGSLDTKGASYKYEVALAGPALELHNCMAKLLAHPLQRPCQTHASYSLLEEDEEAGEEEATV, encoded by the exons ATGGAGGTGGCAGAGGCGAACAGCCCcactgaagaggaggaagaggaggaagaagaaggagaggaaacgATATCAGAGCCCAGGCCTCACACTCGCTCCAATCCAGAGGGGGCTGAGGACCGGGCCCTGGGAGCTCAGGCCAGTGTGGGCAGCCGCAGCGAGGGCGAGGGTGAGGCAGCCACTGCAGATGGCGGGGCAGCCAGTGTCCCAGGAGCAGGGCCTAAGCCCTGGCAAGTACCAGCATCAGCATCTGAGGTCCAGATTCGAACACCAAGGGTCAACTGTCCAGAGAAGGTG ATCATCTGTCTGGATCTTTCCGAGGAGATGTCTGTGCCAAAGCTGGAGTCCTTTAATGG CTCTAGGACAAACGCCCTGAATGTGTCTCAGAAGATGGTTGAGATGTTTGTGCGCACAAAGCACAAGATTGACAAGAGCCACGAATTTGCACTGGTTGTAGTGAATGACGACTCTGCCTGG CTGTCTGGCCTGACCTCTGACCCACGTGAGCTCTGCAGCTGCCTGTATGACCTGGAGACGGCGTCCTGCTCCACCTTCA ATTTGGAAGGCCTCTTCAGCCTCAT CCAGCAGAAGACGGAGCTGCCAGTCACAGAGAATGTGCAAACCATCCCACCCCCCTACGTTGTGCGCACCATTCTGGTCTACAGCCGCCCACCCTGCCAGCCCCAGTTTTCCCTGACTGAGCCCATGAAG AAGATGTTCCAGTGTCCCTACTTCTTCTTCGACATTGTTTATATCCACAATGGcactgaagagaaggaagatgatATGAGCTGGAAG GACATGTTTGCCTTCATGGGTAGCCTGGACACCAAGGGCGCCAGCTACAAGTATGAGGTAGCACTTGCTGGTCCTGCCCTGGAGCTGCACAATTGCATGGCCAAGCTGCTGGCCCACCCGCTGCAAAGACCCTGCCAGACCCACGCGAGCTACAGCCTGttggaggaggacgaggaggctggagaagaggaagccacTGTGTGA
- the Ushbp1 gene encoding Usher syndrome type-1C protein-binding protein 1 isoform X2: MSARATRPRSRRGRHPLPGELDPVAESSEEVDANNGRFETKPELHQEYLGPDLQSPRNWIKEGCDVGSHVVLSLSLEEQCKPEVEAHQVLQEAPLDPGPAEISVPSVYETLQCRLSSLEAVVAALRHHSSLSFPKSVEAEDRDQGAPGPFGDEKEDAGSGQQEAARLIERNAWLRLALCNREDELACTQASLQDAQAEKETLQRQVQELEDSLMQMEASPPPPILRAGRRNSSSSTSGAERRPWGPQDSPMAHPFLQRLRSDSSTQSFGCLSTQHPAPETYLMEDQMGQLQGSEGSGVDKPTPEELAAQLHGYVQHLRERWALVKIPEALGPVTAPKATMPHAEATVQAILEIQPGPALPHLEKSQIQQDLAATRDSLADLVLRLQLTQREKRGLELREAALRAQGPAHQLLLQQLRWERAHFAGDGSSGGSSEDPSSEEEAGEDRQQHYQGPPALLDGQMGKVWDSENVSQELSASLARAIDLRAQLQSLRRQLEQMAQKGRTRRVQSAELSRELCKAHSALALAFRGAQRKQEEQRRKLEQQVARLQAQQAEELAVLTATARALGKPGAPQPAQTFL; the protein is encoded by the exons ATGAGTGCCCGGGCCACACGGCCCCGAAGCCGTCGAGGGAGGCATCCTCTGCCT GGGGAGCTAGACCCTGTAGCTGAGAGCTCAGAGGAAGTAGATGCCAACAATGGACGCTTCGAGACTAAACCTGAGCTGCATCAGGAATACCTTGGTCCTGACCTTCAGAGCCCAAGGAACTG GATCAAAGAGGGTTGTGATGTGGGATCCCATGTGGTTCTATCCTTGAGCCTAGAAGAACAGTGCAAGCCTGAGGTGGAAGCCCACCAGGTCCTGCAAGAAGCCCCCCTGGATCCTGGCCCTGCTGAGATATCAGTACCCAGTGTGTATGAGACCTTGCAGTGCAGGCTGAGCTCCCTTGAGGCAGTTGTAGCTGCCTTGCGCCACCACTCCTCGCTAAGTTTTCCAAAGTCAGtggaagcagaagacagagaccaGGGGGCTCCGGGGCCCTTTGGTGATGAGAAAGAAGATGCAGGATCTGGACAGCAGGAGGCAGCTCGCCTCATAGAGAGGAACGCCTGGCTGCGGCTAGCCCTGTGCAACCGGGAGGATGAGCTGGCATGCACTCAGGCTTCACTGCAGGACGCCCAGGCAGAGAAGGAGACTCTGCAGAGACAG GTACAGGAGCTGGAGGATTCCCTGATGCAGATGGAGGCCTCCCCGCCTCCCCCCATCCTCAGAGCAGGGCGTAGAAACAGCAGCTCCAGTACTTCTGGAGCAGAAAGGAGACCCTGGGGGCCTCAG GACTCTCCCATGGCTCACCCCTTTCTCCAACGCCTCCGGAGTGACTCCAGCACCCAGAGCTTTGGGTGCCTTTCCACACAGCATCCAGCCCCAGAGACGTACCTCATGGAAGACCAGATGGGGCAGCTCCAGGG CTCAGAGGGCAGTGGTGTGGACAAGCCTACACCAGAGGAACTGGCCGCTCAGCTCCATGGCTATGTCCAGCATCTCCGGGAACGCTGGGCTCTGGTGAAGATCCCCGAAGCACTTGGCCCTGTCACTGCACCCAAGGCCACTATGCCCCATGCAGAAGCAACAGTGCAGGCCATTCTGGAGATACAACCTGGCCCCGCCTTGCCCCATCTGGAGAAGTCTCAGATCCAGCAGGACCTAGCAGCTACTCGG gACAGTCTGGCTGATCTGGTGCTGAGGCTGCAGCTAACGCAGCGAGAGAAGCGTGGGTTGGAGCTGCGGGAGGCTGCACTGCGGGCCCAGGGCCCTGCCCACCAGCTGCTCCTGCAGCAGCTTCGCTGGGAGCGGGCTCACTTTGCGGGTGATGGCAGCAGCGGAGGCAGCAGCGAGGACCCAAGCAGcgaggaggaggctggggaggacaGACAGCAGCACTACCAG GGCCCTCCTGCCCTCCTGGATGGTCAGATGGGCAAAGTGTGGGACTCTGAGAATGTGTCCCAGGAACTGTCAGCCTCCCTGGCCCG GGCAATAGACCTGCGGGCACAGCTGCAGTCCCTGCGGCGGCAGCTGGAACAGATGGCTCAGAAGGGCCGAACCAGACGTGTTCAGAGTGCCGAGCTATCCAGAGAACTGTGCAAGGCTCACAG CGCTCTGGCTTTGGCCTTCAGAGGAGCCCAACGGAAGCAGGAAGAGCAACGCCGGAAGTTGGAGCAACAGGTGGCTCGGTTGCAGGCTCAGCAGGCAGAAGAGCTGGCAGTGCTGACTGCCACCGCTAGGGCCCTGGGGAAGCCTGGGGCACCCCAGCCAGCCCAGACTTTCCTGTAG
- the Ankle1 gene encoding ankyrin repeat and LEM domain-containing protein 1 isoform X2, producing MADAACLALRLLAALREEEARAVEELLRLGADPNLVLDDGAAAVHLAARASHPRALHCLRMLLRWGADPNALSAEGLTPVHVAAAWGCCGALELLLSRGGDPTLRDQDGLRPLDWALQQRHNNCARVLQELDTPTQPDETREPTAGSSGVSQDSELHMHRAELEVEAVEVAVHPQSSEATENSDYSSDASFVTALEDSLQPGRPGGALELVAGLWVTRGAVSAGKGAPNCQPQVLTLTARETDKPVLPGDGDLGASHPHSSVPPMSDLQLLQALRALGYSPGPVTPFTRGHYLRRLQEAQASRADVGHSQELAEALRTGTIPDCQVDEEALAQCFQRLDPLKKWREGITKSSFTYLLLDPRLTKDLPARASSLTLAECLQCFVRAIFYVGKGTRARPDAHLWEALGYHNQPRKQVCPKVRRILDIWDSGRGIISLHCFQHVVAMEAYTREACLLDALGLQTLTNQKQGHYYGVVAHWPPPRRRRLGVHLLQRALLVFLAEGERELRPQDIQARG from the exons ATGGCGGATGCTGCATGCTTGGCTCTGAGACTGCTAGCAGCACTACGCGAGGAGGAAGCGCG GGCTGTGGAGGAGCTGCTGCGCCTCGGGGCGGACCCCAACCTGGTGTTGGACGATGGCGCGGCGGCGGTGCACCTGGCAGCCAGAGCGAGCCACCCGCGCGCCCTGCATTGTCTTCGGATGCTGCTGCGCTGGGGAGCGGATCCCAATGCTCT GTCCGCGGAGGGGCTGACGCCTGTTCATGTGGCTGCCGCATGGGGCTGTTGCGGTGCCCTGGAGTTGCTGCTGAGCCGAGGGGGTGACCCCACACTGCGGGACCAG GATGGGCTCAGGCCCTTGGACTGGGCACTACAGCAGCGACACAATAACTGCGCTCGAGTGCTGCAGGAGCTGGACACGCCCACCCAGCCAGATGAGACCCGAGAGCCCACAG CAGGGTCTTCTGGAGTTTCTCAAGATTCGGAGTTGCACATGCATAGAGCTGAGCTGGAGGTGGAGGCTGTAGAGGTGGCTgttcatccccagagctctgaggCCACCGAAAACTCAGACTACAGCAGCGATGCTTCGTTTGTCACTGCATTGGAGGACTCTCTGCAGCCCGGGCGCCCTGGGGGGGCATTGGAGCTAGTGGCCGGCTTGTGGGTAACCCGTGGGGCTGTGTCAGCTGGGAAGGGAGCACCCAACTGCCAGCCGCAGGTCCTGACGTTGACTGCAAGGGAAACGGACAAACCCGTACTGCCTGGTGATGGGGATCTGGGGGCTTCGCACCCCCACAGTTCGGTGCCCCCCATGTCGGACCTGCAGCTCCTCCAGGCCCTGCGGGCACTGGGCTATAGCCCTGGACCCGTCACACCTTTCACCAGAGGACACTATCTACGGCGGCTGcaggaagcccaggctagccGTG cTGATGTAGGGCATAGCCAAGAACTGGCAGAGGCACTAAGGACAGGTACCATCCCTGACTGCCAGGTGGATGAGGAAGCCCTGGCTCAGTGCTTTCAGCGGCTGGATCCCTTGAAGAAGTGGCGGGAAGGCATTACAAAGTCTAGTTTTACGTATCTACTTCTCGACCCCAG GCTGACAAAGGACCTGCCTGCCCGAGCCTCTTCCCTCACACTAGCTGAGTGTCTGCAATGTTTCGTGCGAGCCATCTTCTATGTGGGCAAGGGGACCCGAGCCCGGCCAGATGCCCACCTTTGGGAAGCCCTTGGCTACCATAACCAGCCAAGGAAACAG GTCTGTCCCAAGGTTCGCCGGATCTTAGACATCTGGGATAGCGGCCGGGGCATCATCTCTCTGCACTGCTTCCAACATGTGGTGGCCATGGAAGCGTACACCCGGGAAGCCTGTCTGTTGGATGCCCTAG GTCTCCAGACACTGACCAACCAGAAACAAGGGCACTACTATGGAGTGGTTGCCCATTGGCCACCTCCTCGGCGTCGGCGTTTGGGGGTGCACCTGCTACAGCGtgctctgctggtcttcctggctgagggagagagagagctgaggccTCAGGACATTCAGGCTCGAGGTTGA